The genome window GTGACACACAAGTGACACACAAGTGAGACATAATGGAACTCAGCCCTTTGGAGCCTCTGTCCAAACCCTCACTTCCTGAGGCTGGAATAGGTCACCATGACTGTGAGATGAACAGCATGGGGGCACTTGGGTCTCTCCCAAGGCAGAAGAAGCTCTGGGCTGAGTCTTGCCATTGAGCCACTTTAGGGACCAATGTTCAGTCAGTGTTTCTCCCTCATCCCCGAGCAGAGGGAGCACGTAGCAGAGAGAGTTGGAGGCCCTAGGGAGAGTGTTTCAGAGGTTGTGCTTCCCACGCTCCTGAGCGGGTACCTCATCTGGTCAGCTATGACATGTCCACCAACGGACTCATGAGGGGCAATTACACAGAGGTTCAGGCTTCACTCCCTGTGTCCCTGTCTATGCAGAAATCCACCGTCAACACACTGCGCACATTGGGGGACACGCCAAGTGGCCTGTACCCAGGCGTGACCTCTGGGCATGTGCCCCCGAACTGCTTGGAGTCTGAGGCCTTGCAAGGAAAACATGTGGCCCTGCAAGGTACCAAGACCAGTGAGGAGACCTCCAAGCGCGAGGAGGAGCTGAAACCCGTGGAGCAGGTGAGCACCTGTTCCTGCCCACAGGCCCTCTgcaagtgggcccgtgaaacgGGACGCCAGACAAAACATTTGGCTTGTCCACTCTGGGACAACTATGGGGCCTGGGGTGTGGGGCTGAATGATTGAGACATCAGTAAGTTTCCTCTAGAGAGTGTTGATAGGAGCACAGAGACGGAATGAGACAGtcacacagtgagagagaaatagagagtgagagtgttATCTGTACTTCCACATGCTGAGATCATCGCTGGACACTCCCTGACTGTGAGACACAGTGGTTCGCAATTTCCTCTGCTCAGAGTGGTTCTTAGGAGGAAGAAactaagagagaaacagagagagagggacataaGAGAAATATGCCAGCGCTGGGACGGTGCCCGCTCCACCCTGCTCATAAGTACACACGCAGGAAAaggagcactcaaccaggagagATTTTCACTTCAGTCCAAGCTTTTCACAACCGAGTAGTGCTAGGAGTGACATTCAAGCCCCGTGGAATTCAGCCCATTGGAGCCTCTGTCCAAATCCTCACTTGCTGGGGGTGGTTAGGTCACCATGACAGTGAGGTGAGCAGACTGAGAGCACTTGGGTCTCTCCCAAGGCAGAAGAAGCTCTGGGCTGAGACTAGGCACTGAGCCATCTTGGAGACCAATGTGCAGTCAGTGCTTTTCCCTAAGCCATAGGGAAAGGGAGTGCCAAGCAGAGATGGGGGGCTGTGCTTATTTGAGAATGTTTTGACCGCATGCTCCCCACTCTCCTGAGTGGGTCCCTCATATGGTCAGCTCTGACTTGTCCACAAACTGGCTCATAAGGGGCTGAAAGACAAAGGCTCCCTTGGTCCCTGTCTCTGCAGTTGTACACAGTGCACACCATGGGGGATACACTGAGTGCCCTGTACTCAGAAGGGACCTCAGGGCAGGTGCTTCCCACCAGCATGCACGCTGAGCCAACGGTGGAGGCACATGTGGCCCTGCCGTGTGGTCAGCACACTACGCAAGACTCCACGTGTGAAAAGGAGCTGCAGCCTGCAGATCACGTGAGCACCGGTTTCTTCTTATCACCACATGTTCTCTGACCCTGGGCTGTGGCAACAAGAGGACAGGCAAATCATTTGCCTTGTTCACTGCTGCCCCAACTATGGGTGGCTGGGCTGAATATCTGAGACATCATTAAGTTTCCTCTAGAGATTGTTGATAGGAGCacagagatagaatgagagagtcaCACAgtgagcgagaaattgagagtgagagagtgctgtCTGTGCTTCCACATGCTGAGCTGATCAAAGGACACTCCATGACTCTGAGACTCATCAGGTGGCCATTTCCACGTGTCAGAGTGGATCTCAGTGGAGAGAgtcaaagtgagaaagagagagagagacagagagagagagagagaggtgggagatagaaggaaagaaagaaagggtcccAGCTCCTGTGTACTCATAAGTAAACACACAGGGCAAAAGAGCACACAAGTCAGGAGAGCTATGCAGTTCACTCCAAagcttttcatagctgagtagtgctaggATTGACACACAAGCCTCATGGAACTCAGCCCATTGGAGCCTCTGTCCAAACCCTCACTTCCTGGGGCTGGAATAGGTCACCATGACTGTGAGATGAACAGCATGGGGGCACTTGGGTCTCTCCCAAGGCAGAAGAAGCTCTGGGCTGAGTCTTGCCATTGAGCCACTTTAGGGACCAATGTTCAGTCAGTGTTTCTCCCTCATCCCCGGGGAGAGGGAGCACCGAGCAGAGAGAGTTGGAGGCCCTAGGGAGAATGTTTCAGAGGTTGTGCTTCCCACGCTCCTGAACGGGTACCTCAACTGGTCAGCTGTGACACGTCCACCAACGGGCTCATGAGGGCCAATTACACAGAGGTTGGGGCTGCACTCCCTGTATCCCTGTCTCTGCAGAAATCCACCGTCGACACACTGCGCACATTGGGGGACACGCCAAGTGGCCTGTACCCAGGCGTGACCTCTGGGCATGAGCCCCCTAACTGCATGGAGTCAGAGGCCTTGCAGGGAAAACATGTGGCCCTGCAAGGTACCAAGAACAGTGAGGAGGACTCCAAGCGCGAGGAGGAGCTGAAACCCGTGGAGCAGGTGAGCACCTGTCCCTGGCCACAGGCCCTCTgcaagtgggcccgtgaaacgGGACGCCAGACAAAACATTTGGTTTGTCCACTGCTGGCACAACTATGGGGGCTCGGGGCGGGGCTGAATGATTGAGACATCAGTAAGTTTCCTCTAGAGGATGTTGTTAGGAGCACAGAAACGGTATGAGACAGtcacacagtgagagagaaatagagagtgagagtgttATCTGTACTTCCACAAGCTGAGCTCATCACAGGACAACCCTGACTGTGAGACACAGTGGTTTGCAATTTCCTCTGCTCAGAGTGGTTCCTAGGAGGAAGAAACtaagagagaaacttagagagaGGGACGTAAGAGAAATATGCCTGCGCTGGGACGGTACACGCTCCACCCTGCTCATAAGTACACATGCAGGAAAaggagcactcaaccaggagagATTTTCACTTCAGTCCAAGCTTGTCACAACCGAGTAGTGCTAGGAGTGACATTCAAGCCCCGTGGAATTCAGATTCGGAGCCTCTGTCCAAATCCTCACTTGCTGGGGGTGGTTAGGTCACCATGACAGTGAGGTGAGCAGACTGAGTGCACTTGGGTCTCTCCCAAGGCAGAAGAAGCTCTGGGCTGAGACTAGGCGTTGAGCCATCTTGGGGACCAATGTGCAGTCAGTGCTTTTCCCTAAGCCACAGGGAAAGGGAGCGCCAGGCAgagatggggggctgggggggcttaGGTGAGAATGTTACAGAACACAAGCTTCCTGCTCTGCTGAGTGGGTCTCTCATATGGTCAGCTCTGACTTGTCCACAACCTGGCTCATAAGGGGCAGCTAGACAAAGGCACCCTCGGTCCCTGTCTCTGCAGTTGTACACAGTGCACACCGTGAGGGACACGCTGAGTGCCCTGTACCCAGAAGGGACCTCAGGGCAGGTGCTTCCCACCAGCATGCACGCTGAGCCAACGGTGGAGGCACATGTGGCCCTGCCTTGTGCTCAGCACACTATGCAAGAGTCGACGTGTGAAAAGGAGCTGCAGCCTGCAGATCACGTGAGCACCGGTTTCTTCCTATCACCACATGTTCTCTGACCTTGGGCTGTGGCAACAAGAGGACAGGCAAATCATTTGCCTTGTTCACTGCTGCCCCAACTATGGGTGGCTGGGCTGAATATCTGAGACATCATTAAGTTTCCTCTAGAGATTGTTGATAGGAGCacagagatagaatgagagagtcaCACAgtgagcgagaaattgagagtgagagagtgctgtCTGTGCTTCCACATGCTGAGCTGATCAAAGGACACTCCATGACTCTGAGACTCATCAGGTGGCCATTTCCACGTGTCAGAGTGGATCTCAGTGGAGAGAgtcaaagtgagaaagagagagagagacagagagagagagagagagaggtgggagatagaaggaaagaaagaaagggtcccAGCTCCTGTGTACTCATAAGTAAACACACAGGGCAAAAGAGCACACAAGTCAGGAGAGCTATGCAGTTCACTCCAAagctttttatagctgagtagtgctaggAGTGACACACAAGTGACACACAAGTGAGACATAATGGAACTCAGCCCTTTGGAGCCTCTGTCCAAACCCTCACTTCCTGAGGCTGGAATAGGTCACCATGACTGTGAGATGAACAGCATGGGGGCACTTGGGTCTCTCCCAAGGCAGAAGAAGCTCTGGGCTGAGTCTTGCCATTGAGCCACTTTAGGGACCAATGTTCAGTCAGTGTTTCTCCCTCATCCCCGAGCAGAGGGAGCACGTAGCAGAGAGAGTTGGAGGCCCTAGGGAGAGTGTTTCAGAGGTTGTGCTTCCCACGCTCCTGAGCGGGTACCTCATCTGGTCAGCTATGACATGTCCACCAACGGACTCATGAGGGGCAATTACACAGAGGTTCAGGCTTCACTCCCTGTGTCCCTGTCTATGCAGAAATCCACCGTCAACACACTGCGCACATTGGGGGACACGCCAAGTGGCCTGTACCCAGGCGTGACCTCTGGGCATGTGCCCCCGAACTGCTTGGAGTCTGAGGCCTTGCAAGGAAAACATGTGGCCCTGCAAGGTACCAAGACCAGTGAGGAGACCTCCAAGCGCGAGGAGGAGCTGAAACCCGTGGAGCAGGTGAGCACCTGTTCCTGCCCACAGGCCCTCTgcaagtgggcccgtgaaacgGGACGCCAGACAAAACATTTGGCTTGTCCACTCTGGGACAACTATGGGGCCTGGGGTGTGGGGCTGAATGATTGAGACATCAGTAAGTTTCCTCTAGAGAGTGTTGATAGGAGCACAGAGACGGAATGAGACAGtcacacagtgagagagaaatagagagtgagagtgttATCTGTACTTCCACATGCTGAGATCATCGCTGGACACTCCCTGACTGTGAGACACAGTGGTTCGCAATTTCCTCTGCTCAGAGTGGTTCTTAGGAGGAAGAAactaagagagaaacagagagagagggacataaGAGAAATATGCCAGCGCTGGGACGGTGCCCGCTCCACCCTGCTCATAAGTACACACGCAGGAAAaggagcactcaaccaggagagATTTTCGCTTCAGTCCAAGCTTTTGACAGTGGAGTAGTGCTAGGAGTGACATTCAAGCCCCGTGGAATTCAGCCCATTGGAGCCTCTGTCCAAATCCTCACTTGCTGGGGGTGGTTAGGTCACCATGACAGTGAGGTGAGCAGACTGAGAGCACTTGGGTCTCTCCCAAGGCAGAAGAAGCTCTGGGCTGAGACTAGGCACTGAGCCATCTTGGAGACCAATGTGCAGTCAGTGCTTTTCCCTAAGCCATAGGGAAAGGGAGTGCCAAGCAGAGATGGGGGGCTGTGCTTATTTGAGAATGTTTTGACCGCATGCTCCCCACTCTCCTGAGTGGGTCCCTCATATGGTCAGCTCTGACTTGTCCACAAACTGGCTCATAAGGGGCTGAAAGACAAAGGCTCCCTTGGTCCCTGTCTCTGCAGTTGTACACAGTGCACACCATGGGGGATACACTGAGTGCCCTGTACTCAGAAGGGACCTCAGGGCAGGTGCTTCCCACCAGCATGCACGCTGAGCCAACGGTGGAGGCACATGTGGCCCTGCCGTGTGGTCAGCACACTACGCAAGACTCCACGTGTGAAAAGGAGCTGCAGCCTGCAGATCACGTGAGCACCGGTTTCTTCTTATCACCACATGTTCTCTGACCCTGGGCTGTGGCAACAAGAGGACAGGCAAATCATTTGCCTTGTTCACTGCTGCCCCAACTATGGGTGGCTGGGCTGAATATCTGAGACATCATTAAGTTTCCTCTAGAGATTGTTGATAGGAGCacagagatagaatgagagagtcaCACAgtgagcgagaaattgagagtgagagagtgctgtCTGTGCTTCCACATGCTGAGCTGATCAAAGGACACTCCATGACTCTGAGACTCATCAGGTGGCCATTTCCACGTGTCAGAGTGGATCTCAGTGGAGAGAgtcaaagtgagaaagagagagagagacagagagagagagagagaggtgggagatagaaggaaagaaagaaagggtcccAGCTCCTGTGTACTCATAAGTAAACACACAGGGCAAAAGAGCACACAAGTCAGGAGAGCTATGCAGTTCACTCCAAagcttttcatagctgagtagtgctaggATTGACACACAAGCCTCATGGAACTCAGCCCATTGGAGCCTCTGTCCAAACCCTCACTTCCTGGGGCTGGAATAGGTCACCATGACTGTGAGATGAACAGCATGGGGGCACTTGGGTCTCTCCCAAGGCAGAAGAAGCTCTGGGCTGAGTCTTGCCATTGAGCCACTTTAGGGACCAATGTTCAGTCAGTGTTTCTCCCTCATCCCCGGGGAGAGGGAGCACCGAGCAGAGAGAGTTGGAGGCCCTAGGGAGAATGTTTCAGAGGTTGTGCTTCCCACGCTCCTGAACGGGTACCTCAACTGGTCAGCTGTGACACGTCCACCAACGGGCTCATGAGGGCCAATTACACAGAGGTTGGGGCTGCACTCCCTGTATCCCTGTCTCTGCAGAAATCCACCGTCGACACACTGCGCACATTGGGGGACACGCCAAGTGGCCTGTACCCAGGCGTGACCTCTGGGCATGAGCCCCCTAACTGCATGGAGTCAGAGGCCTTGCAGGGAAAACATGTGGCCCTGCAAGGTACCAAGAACAGTGAGGAGGACTCCAAGCGCGAGGAGGAGCTGAAACCCGTGGAACAGGTGAGCACCTGTCCCTGGCCACAGGCCCTCTgcaagtgggcccgtgaaacgGGACGCCAGACAAAACATTTGGTTTGTCCACTGCTGGCACAACTATGGGGGCTCGGGGCGGGGCTGAATGATTGAGACATCAGTAAGTTTCCTCTAGAGGATGTTGTTAGGAGCACAGAAACGGTATGAGACAGtcacacagtgagagagaaatagagagtgagagtgttATCTGTACTTCCACAAGCTGAGCTCATCACAGGACAACCCTGACTGTGAGACACAGTGGTTTGCAATTTCCTCTGCTCAGAGTGGTTCTTAGGAGGAAGAAACtaagagagaaacttagagagaGGGACGTAAGAGAAATATGCCTGCGCTGGGACGGTACACGCTCCACCCTGCTCATAAGTACACATGCAGGAAAaggagcactcaaccaggagagATTTTCACTTCAGTCCAAGCTTGTCACAACCGAGTAGTGCTAGGAGTGACATTCAAGCCCCGTGGAATTCAGATTCGGAGCCTCTGTCCAAATCCTCACTTGCTGGGGGTGGTTAGGTCACCATGACAGTGAGGTGAGCAGACTGAGTGCACTTGGGTCTCTCCCAAGGCAGAAGAAGCTCTGGGCTGAGACTAGGCGTTGAGCCATCTTGGGGACCAATGTGCAGTCAGTGCTTTTCCCTAAGCCACAGGGAAAGGGAGCGCCAGGCAgagatggggggctgggggggcttaGGTGAGAATGTTACAGAACACAAGCTTCCTGCTCTGCTGAGTGGGTCTCTCATATGGTCAGCTCTGACTTGTCCACAACCTGGCTCATAAGGGGCAGCTAGACAAAGGCACCCTCGGTCCCTGTCTCTGCAGTTGTACACAGTGCACACCGTGAGGGACACGCTGAGTGCCCTGTACCCAGAAGGGACCTCAGGGCAGGTGCTTCCCACCAGCATGCACGCTGAGCCAACGGTGGAGGCACATGTGGCCCTGCCTTGTGCTCAGCACACTATGCAAGAGTCGACGTGTGAAAAGGAGCTGCAGCCTGCAGATCACGTGAGCACCGGTTTCTTCCTATCACCACATGTTCTCTGACCTTGGGCTGTGGCAACAAGAGGACAGGCAAATCATTTGCCTTGTTCACTGCTGCCCCAACTATGGGTGGCTGGGCTGAATATCTGAGACATCATTAAGTTTCCTCTAGAGATTGTTGATAGGAGCacagagatagaatgagagagtcaCACAgtgagcgagaaattgagagtgagagagtgctgtCTGTGCTTCCACATGCTGAGCTGATCAAAGGACACTCCATGACTCTGAGACTCATCAGGTGGCCATTTCCACGTGTCAGAGTGGATCTCAGTGGAGAGAgtcaaagtgagaaagagagagagagacagagagagagagagagagaggtgggagatagaaggaaagaaagaaagggtcccAGCTCCTGTGTACTCATAAGTAAACACACAGGGCAAAAGAGCACACAAGTCAGGAGAGCTATGCAGTTCACTCCAAagctttttatagctgagtagtgctaggAGTGACACACAAGCCTCATGGAACTCAGCCCATTGGAGCCTCTGTCCAAACCCTCACTTCCTGGGGCTGGAATAGGTCACCATGACTGTGAGATGAACAGCATGGGGGCACTTGGGTCTCTCCCAAGGCAGAAGAAGCTCTGGGCTGAGTCTTGCCATTGAGCCAATTTAGGGACCAATGTGCAGTCAGTGTTTTCTCCTCAGCCACAGGAAAAAGGAGCATCAGGCATAGAAAATTGGGGAGCCTATTCAGTATTTGTCATATCATGTGATTCCCACTCTCCTGAGCGGGTCCCTCAGCTGGTCATCTGTGACATGCCTACAAAGTGGCTCTTGAAGGCAGATACACATATTTTTAGGCTGTGAATCcttgtccctgtctctgcagaagATCACAGGGTAAACACTGGATACAGCGTGGTCGACACCAGGTATCCTATGCCCATATATGACCTCACCGAAGGTGCCTCCATCCAGCATTGATGCTGATTCCCCGCTGGAGGTACCTGTGCCCCTGTCAGGTGTCCAGGACAATATGGGGGACCCCAAGTGTGACAAGGAACTGCACCTTGTGGAGGATGTGAGCACCTATCCACACCTGTGCCTACAGGCCCTCTTCCTCTGTGCCCAAGGGACCTAGAGGCCAAACAAAATAGTCTTGTTCACTGCTACCTCAACTATGGGGTGGTGGGGCTGAATATCAGAGAGAACATTAAGTTTCCTCTAGAGATTGTTGATATGACCACAGAGTGGAATGGGAGGGTTCCACAGTGAGAgcgaaagagagagtgagagagtgttgTCTGTGCTTACACAGATGAGCTGATCATAGGAGACTCTATGAATGTGAGACACATCAGGTTGGCTATTCCCTCTTGTCAGTATGGATCTCAGGGGGGAGAGactaagagaaaaacagagacagaaagagagagactgtgttGGGACAAAAATACCAAAGTCCTGGGAGAGTCCCTGCTCCACCCTGTTCATAAGTGCACACCAAGCAAAAAAGTACATATATCAGAAGAGCTATTCAGTTCACTCCCAAAGCTTTTCACAATTGAGTGCTAGGAGTGACATCTCAGCCCTATGGAAATCAGCCCATTGGAGCCTCTGTCAAAACCCTCAATACCTGGGGATGGAATAGATCACAATGGGGGTGGGAAGAGCTGGACTGGGGCACTTGGGTCTCTCCCAAGGCAGATAAGAGGAGCTGAAACCTATGGAGGATATTAGTACCTGTCCCTTCCTAAGCCCACAGGCCCTCTGCCTCTTGAGTTGGGGGACCTGGAGGCCAGACAAA of Erinaceus europaeus chromosome 14, mEriEur2.1, whole genome shotgun sequence contains these proteins:
- the LOC132532860 gene encoding uncharacterized protein LOC132532860 encodes the protein MTKSTVNTLRTLGDTPSGLYPGVTSGHVPPNCLESEALQGKHVALQGTKTSEETSKREEELKPVEQLYTVHTMGDTLSALYSEGTSGQVLPTSMHAEPTVEAHVALPCDTSTNGLMRANYTEVGAALPVSLSLQKSTVDTLRTLGDTPSGLYPGVTSGHEPPNCMESEALQGKHVALQGTKNSEEDSKREEELKPVEQLYTVHTVRDTLSALYPEGTSGQVLPTSMHAEPTVEAHVALPCAQHTMQESTCEKELQPADHVSTGFFLSPHVL